The DNA segment TCGAACCGGAAGCCCCTCACTATGGAGCCAATTTCTGGGAAGACTGGGAGAGGCCGGTACATGTCGAGTTCATCGAGACTGACGGAAGCAGCGCTTTCAGGACAGATGCAGGCATCAAAATCTACGGTGGCTGGAGCAGGGTCTTTCCCCAAAAGTCGCTGAACATTGTCGCGCGTTCCGGCTATGGCTCCAGTCGTTTTCATCATGCGATCTTTGACGACATTCAGGTCCCCTCCTTCAAGCATCTCTTGCTCCGGAACTCGGGGAGTGATTTCTGGGACAGCCATCTCCGAGATGCCTACATGCAGGCCCTGATCTCGGATGCGGATCTGGACACGCAGGCCTACCGCCCGGCGCGTGTTTACCTGAATGGTCAATACTGGGGACTATTGAATCTCCGCGAGAAGAAAAATGAGTACTTCCTTGAGGATCACTACGGCATTGACCACGAAGAGATCGACATTCTGGAGCATCAGTCCACCATCGTCGAAGGAGACAACACGCACTATCTGGACATGCTGAATTTCATCGAAGCGAACAGCATGGCGGACTCTGCCAACTACGAGTGGGTCAAGTCACAGATGGATGTCGATGAGTTTGCCAACTACAATGTTGCGGAGATTTTCTATTCCAACACGGACTGGCCTGGAAACAACATCCGTTTCTGGCGGCCCCAGACACCCGGAGGGCGCTGGAGGTGGATTCCCTTCGACCTGGATTTTGGTCTCGGTGCTGACGAGCCCTACACTTTCAACACTCTGGCCTTTGCTCTTGAAGAGGATGGTCCGAGCTGGCCCAATCCTCCCTGGTCCACCTTTCTTCTTCGGAGTCTGCTGGAAAGTGATGAATTCCGTCAGGACTTCATCAACTGTTTTGCCGATCATATGAACAGCACCTTCCATCCGGACCGGTCGATCCCTCTCTTTGACTCTCTGGCTTCAAGGATCGAAGAGGAAGTTCTCCGTCATTCAGCGCGATGGGGTCTGTCCATTCCTTCCTGGTACAATGAACTGGATCTCATTCGCGAGTTTCTTGCGAATCGCTCCAGCTTTATGCGGGATTTCATTCGGAACGAGTTTTCTCTTCCGGGTCTTCTGAACCTGTCTCTTGATATTTCACCTCCGGGAAGCGGACACATTCAGTTAACGGCTTGTTCTGTAGATTCCAGTTGGGAGGGGATTTACTTCCAGGAAGTCCCCATCCCACTGCTCGCGGTTCCGGGCCCGGGGATGATTTTTGCCGGCTGGTCGGATGAGAGTTTGCCCCAGGAAGAGTCCATCACGATCCAGCCCTCCGGGCCCTACAACTATCAGCTTACTGCCCTCTTTGAGTTGGCAGACAATCCGGGAACTGTGGTGATCAACGAGATCAACTACCACTCTGCTGACAACTTCGACACCGAAGACTGGGTTGAACTGCACAATCCCGGGGGAGCTTCCATTGATCTCGGGGGATGGATTTTCAGGGACGGAAATGATTCCCACAACTTTGTGTTTCCTGAACTGACGATTCTCCCGAAGGACGGCTATCTGGTTCTATGCTGCGACAGTCTGGACTTCCGTTCCTTCTTCCCCGATGCAGAACCAATCCTTGGCAACCTGAGTTTCGGATTCAGCGGAAGCGGGGAGGCACTTCGTCTCTTTGACAACGAAGGAACCCTCTTTGACTATGTCGAATACGATGACAGCCCTCCCTGGCCGACTCAGCCTGATGGGCTGGGCCCCACTCTGGAGCTTCTCGACGCTCTGGCCGAAAACGCAGACCCGGCCAACTGGGGTGCCTCCAATGATCATGGAACCCCCTGCGAACGCAATAGCGTCATCCTGACGGAGTCCCAGGACGCATCGCCTCCCGCCCTTTCCCTGGGACTCCCCTTTCCCAATCCCTTCAACCCGAAAACGGAGATTCGCCTATCCCTCGACAGAATACGCTTCCTGTCTCTTGCGGTTCACGATGTGGAAGGGCGAAGGGTTTGCGTGCTGGCTTCGGGATCCTATGAAGCCGGAGAACATACCTTCCGATGGGTGGGGCGAGATGAGCAGGATCAGCCGGTCGCATCGGGAGTGTACTTGCTTCGATTCGAAACCGAAGGGGATCTCAGAAGCCGAAAACTGCTTCTTCTGAAGTAAACTCCTCCGTTTGACTTCTCCTGTCTCCCCCGCTAGTCTCGCCTTGAATCCATGTAGATCATTTCCCTGTAAGGGCGGGGTGCCGATGAATCGGGATTTTCCTTTCTATCTTGCGGGCGCGGCTTCCCGCTCCTCTCAGACACTGGATGTTCTTTGCAAGGCCAGCGGCGAGAAGCTCTGTGAAGTGGCAGTGGCCGACTCCCGGGATCTGGAGCGCGCTCTGGATGCCGCCGTCGAGGCCGCTCCAGCCATGGCAAAAATCCCCTCCTGGCGAAGGCAGGAGATTCTCACATATGTCTCTGGTTCCATTGACAGGCGACGGGAAGAACTGGCGGAAGTGTTGGCTCGGGAGAGCGGAAAAACACTGAAAGAAGCCCGCGTCGAAGTGGGACGCGCCATCGAGACCTTCAAGGTGGCTGGGGAAGAGGCACTTCGTATCGGCGGCGAATGGATGCCTCTGGACATCACTCCCGGAACCGAGGAACTGCAGTCGATCCAGCGTCGTTTCCCGATCGGTCCCTGTGCCCTGATCACTCCCTTCAATTTTCCCCTGAATCTGGTGGCCCACAAGGTCGGCCCCGCCATCGCCGCAGGAAATCCCTTTATCGTAAAGCCCGCCTCGCTCACTCCGGTCTCCGC comes from the Candidatus Krumholzibacteriia bacterium genome and includes:
- a CDS encoding CotH kinase family protein, with the translated sequence MVPERHSSASFFPSITLVALLCLPFPALSQVQINEFLASNLNGLLDEDGDTSDWIELFNSTEQSINLNDWALSDDEDEPMKWLFKDTVILPNDHLLVFASGKDRSEWAGFLWNKIDRGDIWQYHPNEDEGPSEGWQFPDFDDSSWPSGPTGIGFGDFDDATAVPPCISISMRRSFHVPDSSLVRNLIFHIDYDDAFLVWLNGEEILRIGFDIPPPDSVPWWQTAASQHEAQMYSGGNPTQVIHNSALEHLRSGENILAIEVHNYSIYSPDMSMIPFLTLSMNEEPPEPPPLPEAIKGLFPKLHTNFKISAEGEELLLFDAGASEADEIDTGAMYADISRGRSPDGAADWNYFSPPTPEEANGEGYAGFAAPPLFLTDGGYRLSPFELEIWSSDSTQVFYTFHGKLPTQSGGADSSFAYTTPIPVLGTSVIRARAFQDGRLPSPVVSHSYIFEEVPSLCTVSLVSDPYNLWDTEYGIHVLGDSFEPEAPHYGANFWEDWERPVHVEFIETDGSSAFRTDAGIKIYGGWSRVFPQKSLNIVARSGYGSSRFHHAIFDDIQVPSFKHLLLRNSGSDFWDSHLRDAYMQALISDADLDTQAYRPARVYLNGQYWGLLNLREKKNEYFLEDHYGIDHEEIDILEHQSTIVEGDNTHYLDMLNFIEANSMADSANYEWVKSQMDVDEFANYNVAEIFYSNTDWPGNNIRFWRPQTPGGRWRWIPFDLDFGLGADEPYTFNTLAFALEEDGPSWPNPPWSTFLLRSLLESDEFRQDFINCFADHMNSTFHPDRSIPLFDSLASRIEEEVLRHSARWGLSIPSWYNELDLIREFLANRSSFMRDFIRNEFSLPGLLNLSLDISPPGSGHIQLTACSVDSSWEGIYFQEVPIPLLAVPGPGMIFAGWSDESLPQEESITIQPSGPYNYQLTALFELADNPGTVVINEINYHSADNFDTEDWVELHNPGGASIDLGGWIFRDGNDSHNFVFPELTILPKDGYLVLCCDSLDFRSFFPDAEPILGNLSFGFSGSGEALRLFDNEGTLFDYVEYDDSPPWPTQPDGLGPTLELLDALAENADPANWGASNDHGTPCERNSVILTESQDASPPALSLGLPFPNPFNPKTEIRLSLDRIRFLSLAVHDVEGRRVCVLASGSYEAGEHTFRWVGRDEQDQPVASGVYLLRFETEGDLRSRKLLLLK